In Halanaeroarchaeum sp. HSR-CO, one DNA window encodes the following:
- a CDS encoding phosphoenolpyruvate carboxykinase (ATP), whose amino-acid sequence MSNSGTALENGLSEAVRQPNDADHVTVNPSFEDLRAFSRDLERTTSFGAPSYVSEYRSRSAEKTKNAIDDEFERADYDLVEEALDIVDAGDEEFVCVDRTVGRHPEESYHARLFVPKAYGRIALGWAKLLEPAEGDDPDFVTIQIPDDDRTAIRVLPDQGLTVVLGSDYTGEAKKSFLRLFMRRAKEAGGLGLHAGSKRVRLERDGDLETVGQVFLGLSGTGKSTLTGHGFWLDDPETAEMLQDDVCALRTDGVVAGSEGKGLYIKTIGLTREQQPELYDAATRESAILENVSVAADGSVDFDRDEHTTNSRAVVQRETMSSASEDIDLESIDQVFFITRNPLMPPIAKLSDEQAAAAFMLGESVQTSAGDPDSAGESIRVVGTNPFIIGSKGAEGNRFHDLIADLDVDTFVINTGTIGGDAVDIGVEDTVRLLTETARGTVEWREDDDIGMTVPDEVPGMDVSRFDVPSVVDDFAEEHAALREERREYLAQFEDLRETIVDAAY is encoded by the coding sequence ATGAGTAACTCCGGCACCGCCCTCGAGAACGGGCTGTCCGAAGCCGTCCGACAACCGAATGACGCCGACCACGTCACGGTGAATCCATCTTTCGAGGACCTCCGCGCCTTCTCCCGAGACCTGGAGCGAACGACCTCGTTCGGTGCGCCATCGTACGTGAGCGAGTACCGGTCCCGAAGTGCTGAGAAGACGAAAAACGCCATCGACGACGAGTTCGAGCGAGCAGATTACGACCTCGTCGAGGAGGCACTCGACATCGTCGACGCCGGGGACGAGGAGTTCGTCTGCGTCGATCGCACGGTCGGTCGTCACCCCGAAGAGTCCTATCACGCCAGGCTGTTCGTCCCGAAGGCGTACGGCCGCATCGCGCTCGGGTGGGCGAAACTCCTCGAACCGGCCGAGGGTGACGACCCGGATTTCGTCACCATCCAGATACCGGACGACGACCGGACCGCAATCCGCGTCCTCCCGGACCAGGGACTGACCGTCGTGCTCGGCAGCGACTACACCGGCGAGGCGAAGAAATCGTTCCTCCGGTTGTTCATGCGCCGCGCGAAGGAAGCCGGCGGGCTGGGCCTCCACGCGGGGAGCAAACGCGTGCGTCTCGAACGGGACGGCGACCTCGAGACCGTCGGCCAGGTGTTCCTCGGCCTCTCCGGGACCGGCAAATCGACGCTGACGGGACACGGCTTCTGGCTCGACGACCCGGAGACGGCGGAGATGCTCCAGGACGACGTCTGTGCGCTTCGGACCGACGGCGTCGTCGCCGGGAGCGAGGGCAAGGGACTCTACATCAAGACCATCGGTCTCACACGTGAACAACAGCCCGAACTCTACGATGCCGCGACCCGGGAGAGCGCCATCCTCGAGAACGTCTCCGTCGCGGCTGACGGGAGCGTCGACTTCGACCGGGACGAACACACCACGAACTCCCGCGCGGTCGTCCAGCGGGAGACGATGTCGAGCGCGTCCGAGGACATCGACCTCGAGTCCATCGATCAGGTGTTTTTCATCACCCGCAATCCGCTCATGCCGCCGATAGCGAAGCTCTCCGACGAACAGGCGGCGGCCGCCTTCATGCTGGGCGAGTCGGTGCAGACGAGCGCCGGCGACCCCGACAGCGCGGGCGAGTCCATCCGCGTGGTCGGCACGAACCCGTTCATCATCGGTTCCAAAGGGGCGGAGGGGAACCGCTTCCACGACCTCATCGCCGATCTGGACGTCGATACGTTCGTGATCAACACCGGGACCATCGGCGGGGACGCCGTGGATATCGGTGTCGAGGATACGGTGCGGCTACTCACCGAGACCGCACGCGGGACCGTCGAGTGGCGAGAGGACGACGACATCGGGATGACCGTCCCGGACGAAGTCCCCGGCATGGACGTCTCACGATTCGACGTACCGTCGGTCGTCGACGACTTCGCCGAGGAACACGCCGCATTGCGCGAGGAACGACGCGAGTATCTGGCCCAGTTCGAGGACCTCCGGGAGACCATCGTCGACGCCGCGTACTGA